The Asticcacaulis sp. EMRT-3 region GGCGTGCGCCATCCCGATCGACAGGACTGCCGATGACAATCTGCTCTTTTGTGGCCTTTCCGGGTTGGGGATGAGGCCTTTCGCAAAGGAGACTTCCCATGCCCGAACACGGCACCCCTTCCCTCGATTCTTACCGGCGCGACGCCGTGCGGCTGCTGAAGGCCATGCGCGGCGATGACGAACTGCGTCACGCCGAGGCCATGCAGCGTTTTGCGCGTCTGGCCAGCCGGCGCACACCCGACCGGATGCAGCTCAAGCACGCGCTGGCCGTCATCGCCACCGAAGCCGGTTATGACAACTGGACTTCGCTCAAGCTGGCCTGCGAAGGCGTCGATTTTTCCGACATCTTCGCCGCGCCCGGCCTGAAGGATTCGCTCAATGCCTGGTTTGCCGGTTATGACGAGGCGCGCACCCATCATCAACAGGCGGGCGGTGTCCTTCTGCCCTACCGCCATCAGGTTTTCGTCACCTCAATGGCCATCCTGCCGCGCCTCGGCTATGAACCGGACGATCCCGACTGGCGCGCCATCGGCTATGATTTTGTCAGGCCCGCCTCGACTGACGCCCATGCCCGCATCCGGGCGGCCCTGACCCGCCGCTTTGTGCAACGCCCGAACTAAAGGATAAGCCATGCCCGAACTGCCCGAAGTCGAAACCGTCAGGCGCGGGCTGGCCCCTGTTCTCGAAGGCGCGAAACTGTCGGATGTGCGGCTGTTTCGCGCCGGATTACGCTATCCGTTTCCGACCGATTTCGCCGAGCGGCTTAACGGGGCGTCTGTCGTGCGGCTGGAACGGCGGGCCAAGTATCTGCTGGCCTGGCTCGATACACAGGCCGTCTGGGTGACGCACCTCGGCATGACCGGGCGGTTTCGTGTCGATGAAACGCCGGTGTCCAATCCTTATTATCAGACAGCCCCCGACCAAAAGCATCTGCATGTGCAGCTTTTGGCCAGCAAGGATGGCCATACGGCGCGGATCGATTATTTCGACCCGCGCCGCTTTGGCTTCATGCTGTTGCTGTCGCCTGATGAACTCTATGCAAGCAAGTGGTTTCAGGGGCTGGGCGTCGAGCCCCTGTCCGATGATCTGACGCCCGCCTATCTGCTGGAACGCGCGCATGGCCGCGCTCTTAATCTCAAGGCGCTTTTGATGGCGCAGGGCCTGATCGCCGGACTTGGCAATATCTATGTCTGCGAAGCCCTGTGGCGGGCGCGCCTCAGCCCTGACCGGCTGGCCCGCGACCTGACGCCGGAACAGGCCGAGGGGCTGGTGGCCGCCATAGGTTCGGTTCTGACCGAGGCCGTGGCGGCGGGCGGCTCATCGATCAGCGATTTTGCCGCCGCATCGGGCGAGCTTGGTTATTTCCAGCATCATTTCTGCGTCTATGACCGCAAGGGCCAGCC contains the following coding sequences:
- the mutM gene encoding bifunctional DNA-formamidopyrimidine glycosylase/DNA-(apurinic or apyrimidinic site) lyase — encoded protein: MPELPEVETVRRGLAPVLEGAKLSDVRLFRAGLRYPFPTDFAERLNGASVVRLERRAKYLLAWLDTQAVWVTHLGMTGRFRVDETPVSNPYYQTAPDQKHLHVQLLASKDGHTARIDYFDPRRFGFMLLLSPDELYASKWFQGLGVEPLSDDLTPAYLLERAHGRALNLKALLMAQGLIAGLGNIYVCEALWRARLSPDRLARDLTPEQAEGLVAAIGSVLTEAVAAGGSSISDFAAASGELGYFQHHFCVYDRKGQPCPRPDGGIIERKIHQGRSTFFCATCQV